One genomic region from Pogoniulus pusillus isolate bPogPus1 chromosome 40, bPogPus1.pri, whole genome shotgun sequence encodes:
- the SLC25A39 gene encoding probable mitochondrial glutathione transporter SLC25A39 isoform X1: MAEKTSPSPGVAITPLQQMLASGTGAILTSLFVTPLDVVKIRLQAQRTPFSKALPAQSVPRGAQQARWKCFLYCNGLMDHLYVCQNGNSCTAWYKAPTRFTGTLDAFVKITRHEGIRSLWSGLPPTLVMAVPATAIYFTAYDQLRDYLRAQTGGRGHCIPLLAGALARMVTVTVISPLELIRTKMQSRQLSYRELGACIQSAVAQDGWLSLWRGWGPTVLRDVPFSALYWFNYELVKEWLCGKARLDEATFTITFTSGAISGTVAAVLTLPFDVVKTQRQIELGDREVHPVKSLKPSSTWLLLRRIRAESGARGLFAGFLPRVIKVAPACAIMISTYEFGKTFFQKLNQEQRLPGL; this comes from the exons ATGGCTGAGAAGACGTCGCCGAGCCCCGGCGTGGCCATCACGCCCCTGCAGCAGATGCTGGCCTCGGGGACTGGAGCCATCCTCACCTCCCTCTTCG TGACGCCGCTGGACGTGGTGAAGATCCGGCTGCAGGCGCAGAGGACTCCCTTCTCCAAAG CGTTGCCAGCTCAGTCTGTGCCCAGGGGTGCTCAGCAGGCCAGAT GGAAGTGCTTCCTCTACTGCAATGGGCTCATGGACCACCTGTACGTCTGCCAGAATGGCAACAGCTGCACCGCCTGGTACAAGGCCCCCACCCGCTTCACCGGCACACTG GATGCCTTTGTGAAGATCACACGCCACGAGGGCatcaggtctctctggagcggcctgccccccaccct GGTCATGGCTGTGCCAGCCACTGCCATTTATTTCACTGCCTACGACCAGCTCCGAGACTATCTGCGTGCTCAGACAGGGGGCCGCGGGCACTGCATCCCCTTGCTGGCTGGTGCCCTCGCCAGGA TGGTGACGGTGACGGTGATCAGCCCCTTGGAGCTCATCCGCACCAAGATGCAGTCTCGGCAGCTCAGCTACCGGGAGCTGGGCGCCTGCATCCAGTCGGCGGTGGCCCAGGACGGGTGGCTGTCTctctggaggggctgggggcccACCGTGCTGCGGGACGTCCCCTTCTCGG CTCTCTACTGGTTCAACTACGAGCTGGTGAAGGAGTGGCTCTGCGGCAAGGCCCGGCTGGACGAGGCCACCTTCACCATCACCTTCACGTCCGGGGCCATCTCTGGGACG GTGGCCGCGGTGCTGACGCTGCCGTTCGACGTGGTGAAGACCCAGCGGCAGATCGAGCTGGGAGACAGGGAAGTGCACCCAG TCAAGTCCCTCAAGCCTTCCTcaacttggctgctgctgcgccGGATCCGGGCCGAGTCTGGTGCCCGGGGGCTGTTTGCAG GCTTCCTGCCGCGTGTCATTAAGGTGGCACCTGCCTGTGCCATCATGATCAGCACCTACGAGTTTGGTAAGACCTTCTTTCAGAAGCTGAACCAGGAGCAGCGGCTGCCAGGCTTGTGA
- the SLC25A39 gene encoding probable mitochondrial glutathione transporter SLC25A39 isoform X2, with the protein MAEKTSPSPGVAITPLQQMLASGTGAILTSLFVTPLDVVKIRLQAQRTPFSKGKCFLYCNGLMDHLYVCQNGNSCTAWYKAPTRFTGTLDAFVKITRHEGIRSLWSGLPPTLVMAVPATAIYFTAYDQLRDYLRAQTGGRGHCIPLLAGALARMVTVTVISPLELIRTKMQSRQLSYRELGACIQSAVAQDGWLSLWRGWGPTVLRDVPFSALYWFNYELVKEWLCGKARLDEATFTITFTSGAISGTVAAVLTLPFDVVKTQRQIELGDREVHPVKSLKPSSTWLLLRRIRAESGARGLFAGFLPRVIKVAPACAIMISTYEFGKTFFQKLNQEQRLPGL; encoded by the exons ATGGCTGAGAAGACGTCGCCGAGCCCCGGCGTGGCCATCACGCCCCTGCAGCAGATGCTGGCCTCGGGGACTGGAGCCATCCTCACCTCCCTCTTCG TGACGCCGCTGGACGTGGTGAAGATCCGGCTGCAGGCGCAGAGGACTCCCTTCTCCAAAG GGAAGTGCTTCCTCTACTGCAATGGGCTCATGGACCACCTGTACGTCTGCCAGAATGGCAACAGCTGCACCGCCTGGTACAAGGCCCCCACCCGCTTCACCGGCACACTG GATGCCTTTGTGAAGATCACACGCCACGAGGGCatcaggtctctctggagcggcctgccccccaccct GGTCATGGCTGTGCCAGCCACTGCCATTTATTTCACTGCCTACGACCAGCTCCGAGACTATCTGCGTGCTCAGACAGGGGGCCGCGGGCACTGCATCCCCTTGCTGGCTGGTGCCCTCGCCAGGA TGGTGACGGTGACGGTGATCAGCCCCTTGGAGCTCATCCGCACCAAGATGCAGTCTCGGCAGCTCAGCTACCGGGAGCTGGGCGCCTGCATCCAGTCGGCGGTGGCCCAGGACGGGTGGCTGTCTctctggaggggctgggggcccACCGTGCTGCGGGACGTCCCCTTCTCGG CTCTCTACTGGTTCAACTACGAGCTGGTGAAGGAGTGGCTCTGCGGCAAGGCCCGGCTGGACGAGGCCACCTTCACCATCACCTTCACGTCCGGGGCCATCTCTGGGACG GTGGCCGCGGTGCTGACGCTGCCGTTCGACGTGGTGAAGACCCAGCGGCAGATCGAGCTGGGAGACAGGGAAGTGCACCCAG TCAAGTCCCTCAAGCCTTCCTcaacttggctgctgctgcgccGGATCCGGGCCGAGTCTGGTGCCCGGGGGCTGTTTGCAG GCTTCCTGCCGCGTGTCATTAAGGTGGCACCTGCCTGTGCCATCATGATCAGCACCTACGAGTTTGGTAAGACCTTCTTTCAGAAGCTGAACCAGGAGCAGCGGCTGCCAGGCTTGTGA